A window of the Brassica oleracea var. oleracea cultivar TO1000 chromosome C1, BOL, whole genome shotgun sequence genome harbors these coding sequences:
- the LOC106338260 gene encoding glutathione S-transferase T3-like, with protein MSKDPIIGNEQRSNAFWKRIAEYFSASRKLAGCDKREASHCKNRWQEINDLVCKFSGAYEAAARERSSRQNENDVLKLAHKIVFTNHKKRFTLEHVWKELRNDQKWCALSTAKKDGSSKKRRCEDGSDSTSYKATEEDSALDDEGTNRPPGVKAAKKGSKERLSKKPMVDGKELSQFQTMWSLKKQDLEVKERLSKMKLLDSLIAKQEPLVDYEEALKKKLIDELMSN; from the coding sequence ATGAGCAAAGATCCCATAATAGGGAATGAGCAAAGGTCTAATGCTTTCTGGAAAAGAATAGCTGAGTACTTCTCTGCTAGTCGAAAGCTTGCTGGCTGTGACAAGAGAGAGGCATCTCACTGCAAGAATCGTTGGCAGGAGATCAATGACTTAGTATGCAAGTTTTCTGGAGCATATGAGGCTGCAGCCAGAGAGAGAAGCAGTAGGCAAAATGAGAATGATGTTCTCAAACTAGCCCACAAAATCGTCTTCACCAACCATAAAAAAAGGTTTACTCTTGAGCATGTTTGGAAAGAGTTGCGTAATGACCAAAAGTGGTGTGCCCTGTCTACTGCTAAAAAAGATGGAAGCTCCAAGAAGAGGAGGTGTGAGGATGGTTCAGATTCAACAAGCTATAAAGCAACTGAAGAAGATTCTGCTCTTGATGATGAAGGAACAAATCGTCCCCCGGGTGTTAAGGCAGCAAAGAAAGGCAGCAAAGAAAGGCTGTCTAAGAAGCCAATGGTTGATGGGAAGGAGCTGTCTCAGTTTCAGACAATGTGGAGCCTCAAGAAGCAAGATTTAGAGGTGAAAGAAAGGCTATCCAAGATGAAGTTACTGGACAGTCTCATTGCTAAACAAGAACCTCTTGTGGATTATGAAGAAGCTTTGAAGAAGAAACTCATTGATGAGTTAATGTCTAATTAG
- the LOC106299932 gene encoding adenylate isopentenyltransferase 8, chloroplastic, with protein MQALTSSFVSRSLVPTTPRRHRVRPLSVAPMTVCIDQSRKEKVVVIMGSTGTGKSRLSVDLATRFSAEIINSDKMQFYKGLEITTNQITIPEKCGVPHHLLGELPVDGPELTASEFRSLASGSISDMTSRGKLPIIAGGSNSYIHALLVEHFDPETNPFSKPLIPIELRYDCCFLWVDVSVSVLYHYLSKRVDQMMESGMFEELADFYNSRDSRSTTRTGIHKSIGVPEFDRYFGVYPPEKNVKVCGWDPARKVAYEEAVQEIKENTWRLSKKQIDRIMKLRSSGWEIHRLDATASFRAQSREVWDKNVLEKSVKIVKRFVLED; from the exons ATGCAAGCACTTACCTCTTCCTTCGTCTCTCGTTCCCTCGTCCCTACCACTCCTAGGCGACATCGAGTGCGACCACTGTCAGTAGCTCCCATGACCGTTTGCATTGACCAATCACGCAAGGAGAAAGTGGTTGTCATCATGGGATCTACCGGGACAGGAAAGTCACGCCTCTCAGTCGATCTTGCAACCCGTTTCTCCGCCGAGATCATCAACTCTGACAAAATGCAATTCTACAAGGGGTTGGAGATCACGACGAACCAAATCACTATCCCTGAGAAATGTGGAGTCCCTCACCATCTACTCGGTGAACTTCCTGTGGATGGCCCCGAACTAACTGCCTCGGAGTTCCGCTCTTTGGCGTCGGGGTCCATCTCTGACATGACCTCTCGTGGGAAGCTCCCTATAATAGCAGGGGGATCTAACTCCTACATTCATGCCCTCCTTGTTGAACATTTTGACCCTGAAACAAATCCATTCTCTAAACCGTTGATACCTATCGAGTTGAG GTACGATTGCTGCTTCCTCTGGGTGGACGTCTCAGTCTCAGTCCTGTACCACTACCTCTCAAAACGTGTCGACCAAATGATGGAATCAGGGATGTTCGAGGAGCTCGCCGATTTCTACAACTCTAGAGACTCCCGGTCCACAACCCGAACCGGGATTCACAAGTCTATAGGAGTACCGGAGTTCGACCGGTACTTCGGAGTCTACCCGCCGGAGAAAAACGTCAAGGTGTGTGGGTGGGACCCAGCAAGAAAAGTTGCGTACGAGGAAGCAGTTCAGGAGATCAAAGAAAACACCTGGAGGCTTTCAAAGAAGCAGATAGATAGGATCATGAAGCTGAGAAGCAGTGGTTGGGAGATTCACAGGTTGGACGCTACGGCATCATTCAGGGCACAGTCGAGAGAGGTTTGGGACAAGAACGTTTTGGAGAAAAGCGTCAAGATAGTGAAACGCTTCGTGCTCGAAGACTAG
- the LOC106315287 gene encoding polyadenylate-binding protein RBP47B-like, giving the protein MQTTNGSDSSLSTPGATPPIQQPTPPPPQQWQHQQQHWMTTAAAMQYPGAAAMNMMMMQQQQMMMYPHQYVPYNQGPYHHPHFQYAPYHQQQQHQHKPPHERGSGEDVKTLWVGDLLHWMDETYLHTCFSHTGEVSSVKVIRNKLTCQSEGYGFVEFLTRAAAEEVLQTFSGSVMPNSEQLFRLNWASFSTGEKRAVENGPELSVFVGDLSPDVTDAMLQELFAERYPSVKSAKVVIDSNTGRSKGYGFVRFGDESDRSRALTEMNGALCSNRQMRVGIATPKRAVANHQQHSSQAVIVAGGHGANGSMANGSQADGESNNSTIFVGGLDPDVTDEDLRQPFTEFGEVVSVKIPVGKGCGFVQFANRKSADDAIQSLNGTVIGKNTVRLSWGRTPNKWRGDSGQQWNGGYSRGQGYNNGGYANHQDSNTYPAET; this is encoded by the exons ATGCAGACGACCAACGGCTCAGATTCGTCGTTATCAACTCCCGGAGCCACGCCTCCTATCCAACAACCAACCCCTCCGCCGCCTCAGCAGTGGCAGCATCAGCAGCAGCATTGGATGACGACGGCGGCGGCTATGCAGTATCCAGGTGCGGCGGCCATGAACATGATGATGATGCAGCAGCAACAGATGATGATGTATCCTCACCAATACGTTCCTTACAATCAAGGTCCTTATCACCATCCTCACTTCCAATACGCACCGTATCACCAGCAGCAGCAACATCAACACAAGCCGCCACACGAGCGTGGATCTGGAGAAGACGTCAAGACTCTATGGGTTGGTGATCTTCTTCATTGGATGGACGAGACCTATCTCCATACCTGTTTTTCTCACACAGGCGAG GTTTCTTCTGTGAAAGTGATTCGTAACAAGCTAACATGTCAATCAGAAGGGTACGGTTTTGTTGAGTTTCTTACACGTGCCGCAGCTGAAGAGGTTCTTCAGACCTTCAGTGGTTCAGTAATGCCTAACTCAGAGCAGCTCTTTCGTCTAAACTGGGCATCTTTCAGTACTGGTGAGAAGAGAGCTGTTGAGAATGGTCCAGAGCTGTCGGTATTCGTTGGAGATTTGTCTCCGGACGTGACTGATGCTATGTTGCAAGAGTTGTTTGCTGAGAGATATCCATCTGTCAAAAGCGCCAAAGTTGTGATCGATTCCAACACCGGCCGGTCCAAAGGCTACGGTTTTGTTAGGTTTGGTGATGAAAGTGACAGGTCAAGGGCTTTGACTGAGATGAATGGAGCTTTGTGTTCCAACAGGCAAATGAGAGTTGGTATTGCGACTCCTAAAAGGGCTGTTGCTAATCATCAACAACATTCTTCACAAG CTGTGATAGTGGCTGGTGGACATGGAGCAAATGGTTCTATGGCTAATGGTTCACAAGCTGATGGTGAATCAAACAACTCAACA ATATTCGTTGGTGGCCTTGACCCTGACGTTACTGATGAAGACCTCAGACAACCTTTTACAGAGTTTGGTGAGGTTGTTTCAGTGAAGATCCCAGTAGGCAAAGGATGTGGATTTGTCCAGTTTGCTAACAG GAAAAGTGCTGATGATGCCATCCAGAGTTTGAACGGGACAGTCATTGGCAAGAACACTGTCAGGCTCTCATGGGGAAGAACCCCAAACAAG TGGAGAGGAGACTCAGGGCAGCAATGGAATGGAGGATACTCACGAGGGCAAGGTTACAACAACGGAGGATATGCTAACCACCAGGACTCCAACACCTATCCTGCCGAGACTTGA
- the LOC106315281 gene encoding CDPK-related kinase 2-like gives MGGCTSKPSSTSVKPNPYAPKDSLPQNDDSTPARTSTAVKASPFFPFYTPSPARHRRNKSHRDGGGESKSVTGTPLRQLARAFHPPSPAKHIRDVLRRRKEKKEGAPPAARQREEEVGLDKRFGFAKDFQSRMELGEEIGRGHFGYTCSAKFKKGEFKDHEVAVKVIPKSKMTTAISVEDVRREVKILRALSGHNNLVQFYDAFEDNANVYIVMELCGGGELLDRILTRGGKYSEDDAKAVLIQILNVVAFCHLQGVVHRDLKPENFLYISKEENSQLKVIDFGLSDFVRPDERLNDIVGSAYYVAPEVLHRSYTTEADVWSIGVIAYILLCGSRPFWARTESGIFRAVLKADPSFDEPPWPSLSLEAKDFVKRLLYKDPRKRMTASQALMHPWISGSKKMNIPFDILIFRQIKAYLKSSSLRKAALMALSKTLITDELLYLKAQFAILAPNKNGLITLDNIRTALATNATEAMKESRIPDFLALLNGLQYKGMDFEEFCAASISVHQHESLDCWEQSVRHAYELFEMNGNRVIVIEELASELGVGSSIPVHTILHDWIRHSDGKLSFLGFVKLLHGVSSRQPLAKTR, from the exons ATGGGAGGTTGTACCTCCAAGCCCTCCTCCACCTCCGTGAAACCTAATCCTTACGCACCCAAAGACTCCCTTCCACAAAATGACGATTCTACCCCTGCTCGCACCTCAACCGCCGTAAAGGCTTCTCCTTTCTTCCCCTTCTACACTCCAAGCCCCGCCAGGCACCGCCGCAACAAGAGCCACCGCGACGGCGGAGGAGAGAGCAAGAGCGTCACCGGCACTCCGCTCCGTCAGCTCGCGCGTGCTTTCCACCCTCCTTCTCCGGCGAAACACATACGGGATGTTCTGCGGCGGAGGAAGGAGAAGAAGGAGGGTGCTCCACCGGCGGCGAGGCAGCGAGAGGAGGAGGTGGGGCTGGACAAGAGATTCGGATTCGCCAAGGATTTTCAGAGTAGGATGGAGCTAGGGGAAGAGATTGGGAGAGGGCATTTTGGGTACACTTGCTCTGCTAAGTTCAAGAAAGGAGAGTTCAAGGATCATGAGGTTGCTGTTAAAGTCATCCCTAAATCTAAG ATGACAACTGCAATATCTGTAGAGGATGTGAGAAGAGAAGTTAAAATCCTCCGGGCGTTGTCAGGACATAACAATCTGGTTCAATTCTATGATGCGTTCGAGGACAATGCCAACGTCTACATCGTTATGGA GTTATGTGGAGGTGGTGAGCTCCTTGACAGAATACTAACAAG GGGAGGAAAATACTCTGAAGATGATGCAAAAGCAGTGCTTATACAGATCCTTAACGTTGTAGCTTTCTGTCATCTCCAAGGAGTTGTTCATCGAGATCTTAAACCAGAG AACTTCTTGTACATTTCCAAGGAGGAGAACTCTCAGTTAAAAGTCATAGACTTTGGTTTATCAGACTTTGTCAGACCAGACGAAAGACTAAACGATATAGTCGGTAGTGCATACTACGTAGCCCCTGAGGTTCTACACAGATCTTACACCACGGAAGCAGATGTATGGAGCATAGGAGTAATAGCTTACATTCTCCTATGTGGAAGCCGTCCCTTTTGGGCAAGAACTGAATCAGGAATCTTCAGAGCAGTTCTTAAAGCTGATCCTAGTTTTGATGAGCCTCCTTGGCCTTCATTGTCCTTGGAAGCAAAAGATTTTGTTAAGCGGCTGTTGTACAAAGACCCTCGGAAAAGAATGACAGCTTCTCAAGCTTTGA TGCATCCTTGGATCTCTGGTAGTAAGAAGATGAATATCCCATTTGATATTCTCATCTTCAGGCAGATCAAAGCATACTTGAAGTCTTCTTCTCTGCGCAAAGCTGCTTTGATG GCTCTGTCCAAGACATTAATTACAGATGAGCTTCTTTATCTGAAAGCACAGTTTGCAATCTTAGCACCCAACAAAAATGGTCTCATCACTTTGGATAACATCAGAACG GCACTTGCTACGAATGCAACAGAAGCAATGAAAGAGTCACGCATCCCAGACTTTCTTGCATTG TTAAATGGACTACAGTACAAAGGAATGGATTTTGAAGAGTTTTGTGCAGCTTCCATTAGTGTTCATCAGCATGAGTCTCTTGATTGTTGGGAGCAGAGCGTTCGCCATGCTTATGAGCTTTTTGAGATGAATGGAAACAGAGTTATTGTCATTGAAGAACTTGCTTCT GAGCTCGGCGTTGGATCATCAATCCCAGTCCACACCATTCTACATGATTGGATAAGGCACAGTGATGGGAAGCTGAGCTTCTTAGGTTTTGTCAAATTGTTGCACGGTGTATCTAGTCGACAGCCTTTAGCTAAAACTCGGTGA